The following are from one region of the Carassius auratus strain Wakin chromosome 13, ASM336829v1, whole genome shotgun sequence genome:
- the LOC113112939 gene encoding graves disease carrier protein isoform X1, whose product MTTEAVSSSGTRVQIPAPVQKDYYYWLRSFTAGGVAGCCAKSTIAPLDRVKILLQAQNPHYKHLGVFATLKAVPKKEGFLGLYKGNGAMMIRIFPYGAIQFMAFDNYRKFLNTQLGISGHIHRLMAGSMAGITAVIFTYPLDVIRARLAFQVTGEHRYTGIRNAFQTIYLKEGGISGFYRGLTPTIIGMAPYAGFSFFTFGTLKTLGLSHFPELLGKPSLDNPDVLVLKTHVNLMCGGVAGAIAQTIAYPLDVARRRMQLGASLPDFDKCCSLTKTLKHVYTEYGVKKGLYRGLSLNYIRCIPSQAVAFTTYEFMKQVLHLN is encoded by the exons ATGACGACAGAGGCTGTGTCCTCCTCAGGGACTCGGGTTCAGATCCCAGCTCCTGTCCAGAAAGACTACTACTACTGGTTACGCTCGTTCACAGCTGGAG GTGTTGCAGGATGCTGTGCCAAGTCCACCATAGCGCCTCTCGATAGAGTGAAAATTTTACTACAAGCTCAAAATCCTCATTACAAACACCTTG gagtGTTTGCCACACTTAAGGCAGTGCCAAAAAAAGAGGGTTTCCTTGGACTATACAAAGGAAATGGAGCCATGATGATCAGGATTTTCCCATATGGAGCCATTCAGTTTATGGCTTTTGATAACTACAGAAAG TTCCTTAACACACAACTGGGGATATCTGGGCATATTCATCGGCTCATGGCAGGATCTATGGCAG GGATAACTGCAGTTATTTTCACCTATCCACTCGATGTTATCCGAGCACGCTTGGCGTTTCAAGTGACAGGAGAGCATCGCTACACTGGCATACGAAATGCTTTTCAGACTATATACCTTAAG gAAGGAGGAATCTCTGGATTCTACCGTGGTTTGACCCCCACAATCATTGGCATGGCTCCATATGCAG GCTTTTCTTTTTTCACGTTTGGCACATTGAAGACTCTGGGACTTTCTCACTTCCCCGAGCTCTTAGGCAAGCCGTCTCTGGACAACCCTGATGTCCTAGTGCTGAAGACTCATGTCAATCTGATGTGTGGTGGGGTTGCCGGAGCAATTGCCCAAACTATTgc ATATCCATTAGATGTTGCCCGGAGGAGAATGCAGTTAGGTGCATCACTGCCTGATTTTGACAAATGTTG CAGCCTGACTAAAACTCTCAAGCATGTGTACACCGAGTATGGTGTTAAGAAAGGACTGTATCGTGGCCTGTCCCTCAACTACATCCGCTGTATACCGTCACAAGCCGTTGCCTTCACCACTTATGAGTTCATGAAGCAAGTTCTTCACCTAAACTAG
- the LOC113112939 gene encoding graves disease carrier protein homolog isoform X2, with protein sequence MMIRIFPYGAIQFMAFDNYRKFLNTQLGISGHIHRLMAGSMAGITAVIFTYPLDVIRARLAFQVTGEHRYTGIRNAFQTIYLKEGGISGFYRGLTPTIIGMAPYAGFSFFTFGTLKTLGLSHFPELLGKPSLDNPDVLVLKTHVNLMCGGVAGAIAQTIAYPLDVARRRMQLGASLPDFDKCCSLTKTLKHVYTEYGVKKGLYRGLSLNYIRCIPSQAVAFTTYEFMKQVLHLN encoded by the exons ATGATGATCAGGATTTTCCCATATGGAGCCATTCAGTTTATGGCTTTTGATAACTACAGAAAG TTCCTTAACACACAACTGGGGATATCTGGGCATATTCATCGGCTCATGGCAGGATCTATGGCAG GGATAACTGCAGTTATTTTCACCTATCCACTCGATGTTATCCGAGCACGCTTGGCGTTTCAAGTGACAGGAGAGCATCGCTACACTGGCATACGAAATGCTTTTCAGACTATATACCTTAAG gAAGGAGGAATCTCTGGATTCTACCGTGGTTTGACCCCCACAATCATTGGCATGGCTCCATATGCAG GCTTTTCTTTTTTCACGTTTGGCACATTGAAGACTCTGGGACTTTCTCACTTCCCCGAGCTCTTAGGCAAGCCGTCTCTGGACAACCCTGATGTCCTAGTGCTGAAGACTCATGTCAATCTGATGTGTGGTGGGGTTGCCGGAGCAATTGCCCAAACTATTgc ATATCCATTAGATGTTGCCCGGAGGAGAATGCAGTTAGGTGCATCACTGCCTGATTTTGACAAATGTTG CAGCCTGACTAAAACTCTCAAGCATGTGTACACCGAGTATGGTGTTAAGAAAGGACTGTATCGTGGCCTGTCCCTCAACTACATCCGCTGTATACCGTCACAAGCCGTTGCCTTCACCACTTATGAGTTCATGAAGCAAGTTCTTCACCTAAACTAG